Proteins from one Rhizoctonia solani chromosome 5, complete sequence genomic window:
- a CDS encoding integrase core domain protein translates to MAEKTPTITGASGLHRIPSLRGTENYNTWRIQMEDILTDLDLYSYVDGKNERPEPKIKIRVTGCKDDDGNDLPDLEVGDDDSAYTEWIKADRKTLSNIRLRVEGNVLTHIQSCKYSADAWNLLAATFQVKGTVGLINLRRKFFSHRMSDSEDIEEHIQRMRGWFQQINDIAPNSCTEADWITTLVASLPDSWDTFTQSVSFEFNTEDKNKLANQVSDLRSRIMAEAHRRNTQQPDGKTFFATNKPSFNKFVRTNMSNKGPDKSKSKCNNCGKIGHWAAECQGPGGGVFKPNHPNKGGQPNRRFNAPGKARNGNARTHIAIANNSEHKEYAFSTLEDEISLIGKTPNTWIADSGTTTHIAIDRNAFSNYTKSSGYVAGVTGKEPIMGRGTVELFSRTEFARKPNQLIISN, encoded by the exons ATGGCTGAGAAAACACCAACCATTACTGGTGCAAGCGGATTGCACCGAATCCCATCCCTCCGGGGAACTGAGAATTACAACACATGGCGTATACAGATGGAAGATATACTTACCGATCTCGATCTGTATAGCTATGTAGACGGCAAAAATGAAAGACCCGAACCTAAGATAAAAATCAGGGTTACTGGTTGCAAAGACGACGATGGAAACGACTTACCCGACCTTGAAGTAGGCGATGATGACTCCGCATACACGGAATGGATCAAAGCCGATCGTAAAACACTGTCAAATATTAGATTAAGAGTCGAAGGGAACGTACTTACACACATACAATCATGTAAGTACTCCGCCGACGCTTGGAATCTCTTGGCAGCAACATTTCAAGTTAAGGGTACTGTTGGACTAATCAACTTACGAAGAAAGTTCTTCAGCCACAGGATGTCGGACAGCGaagacattgaggaacacATACAACGTATGCGTGGATGgttccaacaaatcaatgacaTCGCACCAAACTCGTGCACTGAAGCCGATTGGATAACCACGTTAGTAGCAAGCCTACCTGACTCATGGGACACGTTCACCCAGTCTGTAAGCTTCGAATTCAACACTGAAGACAAGAATAAATTAGCCAATCAAGTGAGTGACTTACGCTCACGTATTATGGCCGAAGCACACCGAAGAAATACCCAACAACCTGACGGTAAGACTTTCTTCGCTACAAATAAACCGAGCTTCAATAAGTTCGTACGTACCAATATGAGTAATAAAGGCCCAGATAAGTCTAAATCGAAATGCAATAACTGCGGAAAGATTGGACACTGGGCAGCCGAATGCCAAGGTCCAGGTGGAGGCGTATTCAAGCCCAACCATCCAAATAAAGGCGGTCAACCAAACAGAAGATTCAACGCACCAGGAAAAGCTAGGAATGGCAATGCCCgcacgcatatagccatagCTAATAACTCCGAACATAAAGAATATGCGTTCTCAACTCTCGAGGACGAAATAAGCCTGATAGGCAAGACCCCCAACACCTGGATAGCGGATAGCGGCACTACTACTCACATAGCAATTGATCGGAATGCATTCTCCAATTATACCAAGTCATCCGGCTACGTCGCCGGAGTCACTGGCAAAGAGCCAATAATGGGCCGCGGCACTGTAGAGCTATT CTCACGTACCGAGTTTGCCCGCAAACCTAATCAGCTTATCATTAGTAACTGA
- a CDS encoding Retrotransposable element Tf2 protein, protein MATRSWPPSRTRSPIDQGDLGPFLPPATPVELGEVSLERVTRLLLGLLGQVKRLEREVGEIKEAGIETRTNVKNISQAVDVVKDGLRSLQLHGPRTPEDTKPPAVEATPRPLSKVDPVGLTSRVLFWPKPSRGLPTFAQPTPVRAVPPQVPSPPPSPRLQSPIGTAAPPPPAPVATYSALVKVDHPDAYTGKIGSKAKQWLTQMLAWTRLNSRMFPTDQEVLSFLLMNMKDTAGAWAHPHLDQLGSHWAIIQTVEGFKTEFLAAFGDPDATRAAERKITTLTQSGTCADYITKFRTLAMELDWNDAALRGQFARGLHWEVSRQIATCKHRPQTLLELQNAALVIDNALRKERASHPPRDNKPSRPSNPARGTSTGQATTGSKKLSDDPKFVLEEERNRRRAAGACIKCGKMGHKFAECRTGWKATPIEDKGKAKEAAKIGKDSKYQSAKEISPLFTILIKPEKQAEHLEVLIDSGATLSFLHPRTAEALRLPLIALPTPRTVTMLNGLSPQAGKIWKKASLTFTFDGKRMTETFLICNTGNHPAILGLKWLDAHNPEIDWNLRTLSFPHTPPEHVAIAKEEEADKNPLEGVPLEYHQYAKVFGEEEFNKLPPHRHYNISIELMEEGPLNSPLYSMTNAKSATLKDWLRDELKAGKIRPSKSSISSPVMFVPKKDGSRRLVVDYRRLNNRTKKNVYPLPRPDNLMAQLRGAKVFTKLDLRWGYNNVRVKEGNKWKTAFRTKYGLYKSLVMTFGLTNAPAAFQHFMNELFKDLLDVCVIIYLDDILIYSKDDASHTQHVHEVLRRLLGNQLFCKASKCTFHVTSVEYLGIIVLDKGFSLDKLKIQAVQEWPTPTKVKEVQSFLGFANFLRQFVANFSHMARPLHNLVRKDTAWNWGPKEQEAFQGLKDAITNAPVLCHADPAKPYFLETDASGAASGSILSQRQEDGRLHPLGFLSELFKGAEQNYDTHDKELLAIIRSFEYWRIFLEGTLHPITVFTDHRNLEYWKESRTFNRRHARWHLLLAGYNFQIVYRPGKQSGKPNALSRRSDHANVPPANQTMLLEPVFANVALVTPEKELQRQIKASLDQDESLEEILQFLQNKSKAPPSIKRAFKDYEMEAGLLFYQGQIVVADVGTLRTDLLRIFHDSPLAGHPGRQQTLELICRNYYWPGIRADTYWHMDSCETCQQIRKPKYASIPPQPLKLPSRPWQHVSYDMIVDLPKDGNHDSILVIVDSFTKYRIFVKCSKKLKAPELAELFLEHVWKRHGMPEKTISDRGRVFNNKFLRALYKHLGIDPHFSSAYHPQSDGQTEQVNPSIEHFLRAYSGVNQRDWTKWLPMAEFAYNNAVHSSTGKTPFKALYGWEPTLTPSNVPTDVPEADDLAQTMEAQWSKVESALRQSKQQMTAGEYGNPTEFEIGEEAWLDAKNVNLKTLSPKLTEQRLGPFKVVKKISNRAYRLELPPTMRIHNVFYVGLLSKVKRDKTRTFENRPPPITVDGEEEYEVEGITNAEERNGKWFFWVKWKGYGSKENTWEPRENLKNAEKILEKYEKDMRKKALGAAKALRGGAVS, encoded by the exons atggcaacccgctcctgGCCGCCCTCTCGAACCCGCTCCCCTATCGATCAAGGGGacctgggacccttccttccgccAGCCACCCCTGTCGAGCTTGGGGAAGTGTCCCTCGAGCGCGTCacacgcctcctccttggcctccttggccaagtcaaacgcCTCGAGCGAGAAGTTGgggaaatcaaggaagccggGATCGAGACCCGCACCAACGTCAAAAATATATCCCAAGccgtcgatgttgtcaaggatgggcttaggagcctccaactccacgGGCCCCGGACCCCAGAGGACACAAAACCCCCGGCCGTGGAAGCAACACCACGCCCCTTATCAAAAGTTGACCCTGTTGGATTGACTAGTCGGGTCTTGTTCTGGCCCAAACCATCTAGAGGGCTCCccacctttgcccaacccactcctgtcCGGGCAGtgcccccgcaagtcccatctccccctccatctccgcgtctccaatccccgatCGGGACAGCTGCCCCTcctcctccggctccagttgccACCTACTCCGCtctggtcaaggttgaccaccccgacgcctacacaggcaaaatagggagcaaagcaaagcagtggctgacccaaatgttggcctggacccgcctcaattcgcggatgttccccaccgACCAAGAGGTACTatccttcctcttgatgaacatgaaggacaccgctggggcctgggcccaccctcaccttgaccaactTGGCTCACATTGGGCCATCATTCAAACGGTCGAAGGATTCAAAACAGAGTTCTTGGCAGCATTCGgcgaccctgacgccacaagggccgccgagcggaaaATCACCACGcttacccagtccggcacatgtGCGGACTATATTAccaagttcagaaccctggcaatggaactggactggaacgacgcggcccttagaggccaaTTCgcccgtggcctccactgggaggtcagtcGCCAAATCGCAACCTGCAAACACCGGCCCCAAacactccttgagctgcagaatgcagcactcgtcatcgacaacgctctccgcaaagagcgtgctagccatccaccaagggataataagcctagcagaccatccaaccccgcaagggggacgagtaccggccaagcCACAAccggttcaaagaaactctccgacGACCCCAAatttgtgttggaagaagaacgcaatcgccgccgcgccgctggcgcctgtatcaaatgcggcaaaatgggtcacaagtttgcggaatgccgcacaggatggaaggctacccctattgaggataaggggaaagccaaggaagccgccaagattggcaaagactccaagtaccaatcggcaaaaga aatttCCCCCCTGTTCACAATTTTGATTAAACCAGAAAAACAAGCGGAAcacctagaagtcctgatagactcaggcgccacattgtCATTCCTTCACCCACGTACCGCCGAGGCACTACGCCTACCTCTCATAGCCCTCCCAACACCCcgcaccgttactatgctcaatgggttgagcccccaggctggcaaaatctggaaaaaggcgtCACTAACCTTtacctttgatggcaagagGATGACGGAGACATTCCTCATATGTAACACTGGAAACCACCCAGCCATCTTAGGCCTAAAATGGTTAGACGCCCATAATCCAGAAATAGATTGGAACTTGCGCACCCTCTCATTCCCTCACACGCCCCCGGaacatgtagccattgccaaagaggaggaagcagacaagAACCCACTTGAAGGAGTGCCCCTcgaataccaccaatacgctaaggtatttggagaggaagaattcaacaagctcccTCCCCATAGGCACTACAATATTAGTATAGAACTCATGGAAGAAGGACCCTTAAACTCGCCCCTATACAGTATGACCaacgccaaatccgccacacttaaggattggctcagagACGAACTtaaggctgggaagatccgtcccagtAAATCCTCAATTAGCTctcctgtcatgtttgtgccaaaaaaggatggttcccgtcggctggttgttgactaccgccgcTTGAATAACCGTACTAAGAAAAACGTGTACCCACTACCCCGTCCAGAcaaccttatggcccagctccgcggtgccaaggtctttaccaAGCTAGATCTGaggtggggttacaacaacgtccgggtcaaggaaggcaacaaatggaaaacggccttccgTACCAAATACGGCCTGTACAAGTCCTTAGTAATGACTTTTGGTttaacaaacgcccctgccgcctttcaacacttcatgaacgaactGTTTAAAGacttactggatgtatgcgtcatcatatacctaGATGACATCTTGATTTACTCAAaagatgacgcatcccacacccaACACGTCCATGAAGTCCTACGGCGCCTATTAGGAAACCAACTGTTTTGCAAGGCCTCAAAATGCACTTTCCATGTTACCTccgtggaatacctggggatCATCGTATTGGATAAGggcttcagcttggacaaactcaaaatccaagcAGTCCAGGAATGGCCTACTCCCACAAAGGTTAAGGAAgtacaatccttccttggatTCGCAAACTTCCTCCgccaatttgttgccaacttcagccacatggccaggccgctacacaacctggtcaGGAAAGATACGGCTTGGAATTGGGGTCCaaaagaacaagaagccttccagGGTTTAAAAGATgccatcaccaatgccccggTCCTGTGCCACGCTGATCCTGCCAAACCTTATTTTCTGGAAACGGACGCCTCAGGTGCAGCCTCAGGTtctatactcagccaacgccaggaagacgGACGGTTACACCCCTTAGGATTCCTGTCAGAATTGTTCAAGGGAGCGGAACAAAATTATGatacccatgacaaggaactattgGCTATCATTcgatcctttgagtactggcgtatcttcttggaaggaaccttACACCCAATCACTGTGTTCACGgaccaccgcaacctggaatactggaaggagtcccgcACCTTCAATCGACGCCATGCACGATGGCATCTGCTCCTCGCcggttataacttccaaatagtctaccgcccaggaaaacagtcaggaaaacccAATGCTCTCTCACGCCGCTCGGATCATGCCAATGTCCCTCCCGCCAATCAAACAATGCTCCTGGAACCcgtatttgccaatgttgccTTAGTTACACCAGAAAAGGAGCTACAACGCCAAATCAAGGCTTCCCTGGATCAAGAtgagtccctggaggaaatcctccaattcctacagaacaagtccaaagcgcccccatccatcaaacgcgcgttcAAGGATTACGAAATGGAAGCGGgcctactcttctaccaaggacaaattgtggtTGCTGACGTTGGAACGCTGAGGACTGATCTACTCCGTatcttccatgacagcccgTTGGCCGGACACCCTGGAAGGCAGCAAACGTTGGAATTGATCTGCAGgaattactattggcctggcatccgcgCCGACACCTATTGGCACAtggattcctgtgaaacctgccaaCAAATCAGGAAACCAAAATACGCCTCCATTCCCCCGCAGCCGCTCAAACTCCCATCCAGACCGTGGCAACATGTCTcctatgatatgattgtagaTTTACCAAAGGACGGGAACCACGACTCCATCCTGGTCATAGTAGACAGTTTCACCAAGTACAGgatatttgtcaaatgttccaaaaagctGAAAGCGCCCGAACTAGCGGAGttattcctggaacacgtatggaaacgccatGGGATGCCGGAAAAGACAATATCGGATagaggaagggtcttcaataacaaattcctacGGGCTCTTTACAAACACCTGGGAATTGACCCACACTTTTCATCGGCATACCACCCTCAAAGCGACGGCCAAACGGAACAAGTAAACCCctccattgaacacttccttaGAGCATACTCAGGGGTcaaccaaagggactggaccaaatggctccccatggcggagtttgcctataacaacgctgtacatagcagcacgggcaaaacccccttcaaggccttaTATGGTTGGGAACCCACCCTGACACCTTCCAACGTACCAAcggacgtcccagaagcagatgatcTAGCCCAGAccatggaagcacaatggagCAAAGTAGAGTCTGCTctccggcaatctaagcaacaaATGACAGCCGGGGAATACGGGAACCCGACGGAGTTtgaaattggagaagaagcatggCTCGACGCCAAAAATGTCAACCTGAAGACCCTAAGTCCCAAACTAACGGAACAGCgcttagggccattcaaagtcgtcaagaaaatctccaatcGCGCATACAGACTCGAACTTCCACCAACCATGCGCATTCATAACGTGTTTTACGTGGGTCTACTGTCAAAGGTTAAAAGGGACAAGACAcgcacctttgaaaatcgTCCACCGCCAATCACAGTGGacggagaggaggaatacgaggtggaagggataaccaatgcagaagaacgcaacgggaaatggtttttctgggtaaaatggaagggttacggcTCCAAAGAGAACACGTGGGAGCCCAGGGAGAACCTAAAAAACGCGGAAAAAATTTTGGAAAAGTATGAGAAGgacatgagaaagaaggcccttggcgccgccaaggcccttagagggggggcagtgtcgtag